AGGACAGAAGCAGGACCCCAAATGATGTCAGAGGAGGGAAAAGTCATGGCACGGAGAGTGAGTCGGCGATCGGTGGGCCCTTGGGGAGCCGCACCTTGGCCCCCACCACCAGTCCCGCTGCACCCCAGCACCCGACGAGCAAGCAACTGGGGGTCTTGTTGGCTGTGCCTCCAGCCACAGAAAGCTGTGCCCCTGGTCCAAACTTCCTCCACACCTGACCATGTGAAAGGCGATAAGGGACTCCACTCCACCCCCCTGGGGTGGGTCCTTAAGCCGAATTGGgtcactgtgaagattaaaaaaaaaaaaagtctgtgattGCGAGTATGAACAAATGAGCTCTAAAAACATCTAAGACTTAGTgcattacagaaaatataaaatactgctAAAATGTAAGACACCACAAGACACGGGGTGCGGCGGGGGGGGAAGCTGAGCTTATTAGGAGTCATCTGGAAGAGGCCCGCCGTGCGGCCGGCCGGCCTGTGCTGTGTTAGTTAGTAGTCTGGGCAGGAGCGTGGCCACCCGCTCTCACGGCAAGTAGTTTATTGCACAATCGCAAAGAGCTAGGTCTTACTCAGTGGAAAGGGACGTGGGGGACACcgccttttcttttgctttttcccacttttattttataacaagCTATCCGCAAATGCTTTCAGAATTTTGAACGAATCCTCATATGCCTCCAAAATGCACAGCATTTTCTGAGGGGGTCTCAGAGAGTGGGACATGAGATGCCCGTTTTTCCAAGGAGGCAGAAAATGGGTtgagagtgtgagagagagagagagagagagagagagagagagagagagagagagagagagagaaatgcataGACTACTTGGAGGGAAATGAAAACCCTTTggcgggggagggatgggggcgtTATTTCATCAGAGGGCTTTCTTTCAAAGAGACGAGGACAGAAGCAGGACCCCAAATGATGTCAGAGGAGGGAAAAGTCATGGCACGGAGAGTGAGTCGGCGATCGGTGGGCCCTTGGGGAGCCGCACCTTGGCCCCCACCACCAGTCCCGCTGCACCCCAGCACCCGACGAGCAAGCAACTGGGGGTCTTGTTGGCTGTGCCTCCAGCCACAGAAAGCTGTGCCCCTGGTCCAAACTTCCTCCACACCTGACCATGTGAAAGGCGATAAGGGACTCCACTCCACCCCCCTGGGGTGGGTCCTTAAGCCGCAGCCGGACTAAGAAACAACGGTTGCTCCTCAAGAAGCTTCTGACCAACTTTGCAGgcaaggaaaacaacaacaacagaaacgaAAGCCAACCGAAACCTGTCAGCCCATGTGAGCCTTGCCGGAAACCTCTCTCACCCGAAGTCAGGCTTGACCAGGCCGCCGCACCCGCTCTGCCAGGGGCTCCTGAAACGTCATGAACCCAGAAGTCTGACCAGAGGCTCTAGGAGGCTTTGGGGAACTGAGCTTTGCTTTTTCTAAGTCTCCTCTATAGTTCCTCACGCGAGTGTCCTTCAACCCGGCGTTTCCTTACATTGGTACATGTTTTTTTTGTTCGTCAACTCTCTCATTTTGAAAAGTTACGACGTGTGGAGACCACCAGTGTTTGGGTGGCTGCCCTGGAGACAGACGTCTGATTCTGCTGAAGCCCCCGctggcccccctccccctcccctcctgcccagcccaCTCCGCATCTCCAGACCCTTGGGTtctttggcgggggtgggggggggtgggggtgggggcaggaggcagaagACGGTAACCACTGGAGTGATAGCAAAAAGCATTTATGACAACAACAACGACACAAAATAACAATATACTCCTGATAAGTACTTAAAGGATTAACCTAATAATAAATAGAAGAggctagaaataatttttttttttctcaaggaaaCATCCTTTTATAATTATCCTCACGCACGCTGGCGGGTCAGTAGCAGTCAATCCATCTCAACAAGAAAAGGTTAAGTGCTGGAAGGGACAGCTGTGGTCTCACACTGGGGAAGGTTCTCAGCTGCTGAGTCACAGACCCCCTCCACCCGCCCTGCCACCCAGCCAGAAGTTCTGGTGGGTGCCCGTGGGCCCCTACACGCCCAGCTTGGCGGTCAGCAAGAGGCAAgctgagatgggggtggggggatgctggGGAGGCCTGTTTTCCCTTCAGTTCATGAACACACGGAACTACAGTGGACAAACTCGCCCTACTCCTCCACAACCTGAATCGTCCTGGTCTAAAGCTTACTTTGAGTTCATTTGGTGTGCAATACGTTAcctcttaaaaatgaagaaaaatgatttctatTGCACAGAGCTTTTACACATAGTCAACTATTTAAGTGCTTTCCGTTTAAAGCAAACtaggcaacaaaaaaaaaaaaaaaagagagagagagagagagagagagagagagagaagagaaaaaaaaaaggaaaatgaaaaaaggaggaaaaagggaaccagaaaacaaaagcagccCCGTGCCACTTCAATGCATCTTGCTGACTGGTGTCTGGTTTCACCAACGGAAGTCCCATGCTTCCGTACACACTGTGCTTCTGATTATTTTCCATAGGGATGTAGCCATGACATTGGGATATAAGGCACCTTTCCTTTCTGATCACAGAAAGCTTGATACATAGCATATAGCATATTTTGTGGTAGAAATGAAAGCCTAAGCACTACAGAAATTACAGTAACACAGACTCTACACTATTGGATAAGCTAAAATGATCCATGAAAAGCAACTCAAAGCGATTTTAAACGTTGAATAGCGGGGATGGGGAAGTGCACATTTATGCCTAGCCTAATGTCTTTCTCTcactagccttttttttttttttaaggtcctTCACCTACAATgcccaacttttaaaattagcattttgGAGGAGACTAGGCGCTTTGGAAATGTCTTGTTAAAGCTAAATGTCACTTCATCCAAAAATGAAAATGGGGAGGACGCCACTGGCAGCGTGGACAGTCTCTTTGGAGGGAAGGTGGTGACGGAAGGGGTGGTAGCAGGGCCTGGGCTGGTGGGGGCAGTTCCGGCGATGGGACagacggtggtggtggtgctggggaaTTGCATGTCCTTcttcttccctgaccaggggtgaGGCTCCCAGGCTGCTAGGGCAGGGCAGACTCCAGGGCAGGGCTCATTTTATGCTCAGCTCGGCACTGCCCACGCCCCTTCCCTGCCACCTCGATCAGATCAGCCCCGAGGGCTCTGGCCTCACTTTTCTGCACATCTCTGAGGGTCTCAAAGCCTTATCTTTTTGGAACTTTAATTGGCAACTcgctttcccttcttttcctggtAGTTTTCATCTACCAGAAGGCAGCGACGGATGGGAATGGGAATTAACATCGCCAAACTGGACCATCCTCTTGGCAAGCAGGTGTGCTGGCGGGACCGACATTCAGTGCACGGGGGAAACAGACGTACGGCATGTTGGCGTCCCAGGCCACCACCTTGACACTTAGGGCAGGAGCTCTGCCTCGGGGGTCACGAAGGCTCCCCTAACGCCATCAAGGCCCGAACGAGACCGCAGCAGCAGCGGGGGAATTTCTAAATGTAAGCTCCTCCCGGTAAGCGCTTCCAAGTTCTTTCCATCAGAACACTCTGGCCACCTCACCTAACCAGCAGCCCTGGGAGCTGGTCTTCTTCAGCGCGGGGCGGAAACTGGCCTATTCTTTGGGGAAGCAAGCGTCACGTGACTGAAGACTGGGCATGAGGCCTGGAGAAGGCCGTATTCTCTCCTGTCCTTCAGAAGATTCCCACGGAGGTCTCACAGAGGGGCTGAAACGCTAACCTCCCAGTGCCAGAGACAACAGAGCTCCCCGAGGCCAAGCGGGAACCCTGGGAAGTGACCTCACGTGGCCATGGAGGGGCGGCCCAGGGCAAGGGAAATGGCTGTGACGCATCTTAACAGCTGAGCAGGAACGGACAGAGGGCAGAGGCGGGCCAGAGGCAAGGCCCTCTGGGGCCCGAGACGGCCCCTGCCTGCAAGGGAAACAGCTGGGAGAGCTTCAGGAACAGGTGCAAGCCAAGAGGAGAGTCCCCGTGCCTCACAGAGAACAGCTGTCTGTCCGTGTCGTGCTCACAAGAGGGAAGCCGCCTGCCCACCAGGCCAAGACACACTCATGGACGCCACGCTTCTAGGTTTTCTCTTCCCGGATCCCGCTTGCCTCATGTTTCtcaggggtgaggggtgagatCGAGTGGGAGCGTGGTTAGTGAGGTAGAAGGGGACAAATGAGTGTGAAAACAAAGGACATCCAGGGAGGGAGCCAAACCTCCAGGCTGAAGGGGCGCGGCCACCAGCCCGCCCCGCTGGCCAGGACCTCGCCCCGCTGGCCAGGACCTCGCCACGCTCCACCTCCTCCACGCGGCTGGCTTACTGGCCTCAGAGGAGCAGCTTGGGACGGCTAAGGACAGACTCTTGTTTTCACAGGCCCGTCGAGAGGCGCCTGCCATAGTGCATTTAAGGCAAAGGCTACTGTCCCCAAGTTCAAGACCTAGTAAGTCACCATCGCTGTTTCACTCTGTGCTGCTCATCCCTGAAGGACAGCGTTATGCTTCCCCTGGCTCCTCTGCTATTTTCAGGGAGGTTTGTTTTCCTACAGTCAGAGGAATGAAAAACATTGCATAGAAAGTCAATAGAGTTCATTGATCACCCCTGCATGTAAGGACATGAATTCAGGGAGAACAAAGAAATCCAGGCCAGCTTTAGCCGGAAAGGCACCTGCCTGCGGACAGAGCTGTCCGGTGACTCTCGTCCCGACCTCTTAGGGCACGACTGCCGGGTGATCTGAGGATAGCTAGCTGATGCCAGAGCTTGCGTACAAGCTGCCCCCTGCTTGGTCTGCTCGGGGCTGTGGGCCGATGTGGCCCCGGGCATGGACGCATTCGGGCGTTTCCTTCCTCCTGGAGCTGGcggctgggcctggggctggctggggagggCCTCTCACAGCCACAGGGAGCACAGACGCACACTTAAGCCGAAGCTCTGTCGAACTCTGGGTCTGGCCCACCAACCAGCATATCTGGCTTTtaaacgggggggggggggggggggacaaaGATGCCCACGGGGGGGGGATGACCAGGGAGGCATTTGTGCTTTGGAAGTTCAGGGAAACTGTCCCAGGGAGGCCATGAACTCTCATCTTTTTGCCTCGGTCACTTTGCCAGACGTAGTGGCCATGGCTTGAGAGTAGTCATGCAAGTCAAGATCCTGGCATTTCCTGGAGACTTCTCTCCAGTCTGCTGACCGTAGGCCACCTCGTGTCGTGATGTTCTTTGGGAAGGTAGGCTCTGAGGAAAACCGAGTTAGAGCCAGATGGCTGTGGTGATCCTTTCTAAAGAAGGGCGGTCTGGTAGACAGAGATCACAGACAACCCTGCCTGATCCAGAAGTTCAAGGGAAGAGGTCACCTGGGAGCCAGGTGGCAGGAGCGAGCGGGCACAGGGCTGGGACAGAACCCACACCCCTTCCACCTCAAGACACCACAGGAGAACGTGGGCGGGAACCAAGGGTCAAGAGGCTGACCGTGAACACTGATTGTATGCGGAGCCTCCACTTAGCCAGCTAAGTAATGGCAAAAACCTTAACTTACGAACACTGCCTTCAATTAACAAAAAGAAGCCATTTAAAATGGTATAATGGAGCTTGTAATTAAGTGTTAGTGTTTTATAGGAAACCGTTTTCCCCAGGGGAGAGGTACAAATCAGCTTTTTAAACTGATGGAGCGTAGAGAGGAAGAGGTCGGCTGCCTGTGGGAGCTACTGCTTGGAACGCCAGCCAGCTGAAGGTAAAGCCCACGGAGAGGATGCTGTTCAAGGCACTTGAATATTGCTTCTCAAGATGAAAGATCAACCCTCGGACTCAAAATGAGGGGCGCAAAGGGGAGggggacaccccctccccccccaggTTTCTGTTATTTAGTGGCAGCTCTTAAAAGTATTATAGTGACAGCCTAACACAAGAGATCATAGGGTTGGGAtcgcaatcagaaaaaaaaaaataaaataaatagaggaaaaaatacaaacatggaaCTGCAAGCAAAATTTAACCAACTGATTGTATCGAGCACCCAGATGTAAGTCTGGCAAAAAAAGATAGAATGGAAATCAACAATaacctagtttaaaaaaaaaaaaaaagaacaacaacaaaaatgactaAATTGCCTGGAAGAGCCAAAGCGGCTGTTTTAGACGTTACTATTTGGCCACTAGGATGGACAGATTTATACTTTTTCAATTTCCTCAGATTTCACACCTTAGTAAATAACAGTCATGCCTTTAAAACGAAAATACTACCCTAGTATTCCCTGTTAACGCCCTGCTTTTCGTTCTAAGGAAAATCGGGTATTTGGAGATTCAGCACACGTGACGACAAAATTCCTCCTTGAGGTTTTCGCGGAGAGGGCACCACAGTACTGTCAGGGGCTCTGCTGCTTGCTGTCCTGAGGGTCACGAATGCAAACTCGCTCTTCTCACCGCACCTGGATTCAGCCAGATGTGAATCCATTTTCCCCTTAAGCTCCTCCATGTTGAATTCTCTGCTCACTGAACCAGATTTCAAGTTCAGAGATGATCTGCAACCATCAAAAGACAAACggcctgcctcccagcctcctaGAGCCTTCTGCAAACTTCTTATTCATGAAAAGGCATTGTCTTTAGTGTAGCGACTCTTAAACTTGTGAAAACTTGAACTAAGTGCTGCAGTTGCAGGTTAAAAGACTgtaaatgaaatacataatttCTAAAACATCATGCAAGAAATGTGGTTTCACATCTTACAGTCAAAGTCCTACAAGTTAATTAATACAAGCACACTGAGGTGTAATAGCGCGGGAGCATACCTTTAAAATTAgaactccctcccacccccccaaatcAAAAAAAGGTAATATTCATTAAACTTAAGAAATAATGAATGCACCATTAAAATGTCATCCAAAGATGTTGACCTAAGACAAAGGTTTCAATGATACACAATACGGTCAAAAAGGTTTCAATCAGTAATATACAGTATGACAACTACATCTCGTAAATTATACCCAATACTGCCGGCAGTCTATCCCTCTAAAGAATATTTGCCCCTCTCATCCCTTCCTAACAATCAGATAATAAAATACAGCACctataaataagcaaaaaaaaatatatatatataccgaAATCATCTATTGTTAGTTTAAAGATATGGCAATAAAGGAGTCTAAATTAGCAAACTTGTAGAAGCCATAACTGATAAAACAGCTTATTGAAAAAAGGTGGCAGTAATGCACTCTATGTGTGCACAGGTACTTAAGAAAATACACAGACGTATAAAattgcacacacgcacacacgcacactctcATCCACCTCTGTTCTCACGCATATACACATAGACGACAGGAGGAATCAGAGACAAGTTAGACTTTTGATTTGTACTTAGACTGCCCTAAACTGTGCATAAAAGAACGTTCCAAGAGGCAAAATGAATGGAGGGCCAATGGTCTGGTCTGGAAGCGAAGAGCATCAGCGTTTTGGTGTGAGTTTTTGGGCCATCTCTACGGGGGTGGGAGCCGAGCCCAGACTGCCACGTTCTCTCTtctgcagggaaggaaggaggcttCCCACGACGTCAACAGTCATCAGTGCTTGTggtgggaagaaagggaggagggggggagagagagaaagagagagagagagagagagagagagagagagacacggagaaagagagggagagggagagagagaaagagggagaaagggagagagcgCGAGTGAGAGAGCGCGTGCGCGCGCGAGCCCTGCCCAGGCCCAGGGAGCGGCATCCCCTGGTGGGGCTCAGTCCATCAGGTGCCCGGGAGAGTGGTGTGAGGTGCGGTGCCTTCTGTGTCGTGGAAAGACTGCTGCCTACGAGGGGCCCTGTGTGGCCCCAGATCTGCCTGCGGCGACCTTCGCGGCctactctttcctcctttctttcaacGCTCGTTATGTGTGCAAGACGCACTAACACAGACGTAAGACAccataaattaaacaaaatgaacgGGTACGTGCTACAGTTCTAACTTGTCTCCTACACCTCCGAGATATGAGGTCTGATCAGCGTGCTCTGCGGTTAGAGGTTAAAAAGCAGATTATAAAATACCTAGATTCggatcttttctttttgtcctgaTTTGGCCTAGAATGGAGTGTATTAAACAAACCCTGGTCAGCAAAAGCCCAGAGTCAGTTAAAGCTATGGATCAATGTGCACTACATGTCAGGATTCTATTCACGTACAAGAAAACACTACGTCAGCTACCACAAAATCAGATAGTTTCCTGATGTGACTTTTCTTTTCGTTAAAAAATATGTGAAGTAAATGTGTTTTACTTTAATTCAAAGTTTCAAAGGAGAAGATTCTTTGCTTGAAAATATTTAGGAATCCAAACTAGTGTGTTTAGAGTCGGTTTGACTGTGCAATCTCTTAGTGGCAACTGAACAGCTacaaaaactttctttttaaatttttctgaaaaatcccccccccctttttttcctggtttaAGAAGATAATAGTGTATTATCGCTCTGAAGCCATTAGATGGCAGATAAAAAGCCCCCTTTTAATAtgtgggtttgattttttttttttttttttaaagcccacacGAAAGAGGAGGGCGCAAGGCAAAGCTGTAAGAGTTATTCCAGAACCTGTGGAAATCACTTAGGGCaataaaaaaaacacttcagGGTACAAAAAAGCTCGACTACACATTTCCGTTTTCTTCCTTGAAAACACGACATAGATTGGGCTTAATGCtcctttgttttctatatgcacCTTGGCCTATGGCGATTTTGCCCTGTGGCCCGCAGGGCGGTAAGTGCGCAACAAGGTCCAGGCCGCGGAGTCGGCGCCCCCCCCTCCTGCCCGGCCCGGTTCGGCCCGGCTCGGCCAGACTCGGCTCGACTCGGCCCAGCTCGGCTCGACTCGGCCCAGCTCGGCCCGACTCGGCCCTGCCCGGTCAGGTGCGGCCCGGCTCGGCCAGACTCGGCCCGGCTCGGCGGGACGGGCGGGCGGCGCCCTCTCAGAACTCCCATTCGATGGGCTCCTCCCGGCTGGCGGCCTTCTCCAGGCGGTGGATTATGCTGTTCAAGTTCGCGGCCTTCTTCTTCCTCAAGGGGTTGTCTCGCGAGTCCCTGGCGCCGGCCGCCTCTGGGAGGCCGAAGAGGCTCTGCAGCGAGCTGGGCCTGCGGGCGGCCGCGGGCGCGCTGGTGCTTGGCAAAGCGGAACTCCTGTCGGCGCCGTCCCGGGCCCTGCACGGGCCCTCCCCCGGCGGGGCGGCTGAGGTAGCGGCGTCCTCCCCGGCcgcgggcgcggcggcggcggggttTGGCACGGGCCCCGGGCCGTCCGCGGGGCCctcgggcggcggcggcggcggcggcggcgcccggGGCCGGCTCTCGTCGGTGGCGGCGTCAGGGGCCGGGGTCCCCGAGGGCGGCGGCTCCGCCTTCTCCGCCGGCCGCGGCGCCTCCTCCCGCTCCTCCGGGGCCGCGGCCGCCTCGGCCGGCCCTCCCTGAGACTTGGCGGCGGCCGCGGGGCCGCCCGACTCTTCGGCATCCGCGGCGCCCGGGCCCTCGGCGGCCTCCACGCCGTCGCAGCTGTCGCCCTCCGAGCTGGGCGCTGCCCGGCCGCTCCGGGCCGACGGCGAGTCGCTGGCCCCGGCCTGGCCCTGGCTCCCGGCCTGAATCTCCTCAATAAACAGTTCTCTGCGGATCCGAGACCTACGAGACACAAGCAGGGGGGGCGCCATGAGGGGGCCGCCACGCACGGGCGCTCTGCGCCCCTTCCCTGGCGGCCGGAGCCTCCTGCCATCTCCGCCCCGACGCCCTCTCCCCGTCCACCGCACCGCATCTCACACTCCCACCCGCCGGACAGCTGTTGAGGCCCCTGCGGGCCCCAGAGCCGAGCAGGGCCCGCTCGTGGGCGGCCCCTCTTTAAAGCCGCCCCACCCTTCCTAGCCAGGAGCCAGCAAAGACCCCGCGGTTTCCTAAACTCGGTGCCTCTGCATAACCTGTCCCTTGGCTGGCATGCCAG
This region of Physeter macrocephalus isolate SW-GA chromosome 14, ASM283717v5, whole genome shotgun sequence genomic DNA includes:
- the LOC129392714 gene encoding homeobox protein cut-like 1, with the protein product MAPPLLVSRRSRIRRELFIEEIQAGSQGQAGASDSPSARSGRAAPSSEGDSCDGVEAAEGPGAADAEESGGPAAAAKSQGGPAEAAAAPEEREEAPRPAEKAEPPPSGTPAPDAATDESRPRAPPPPPPPPEGPADGPGPVPNPAAAAPAAGEDAATSAAPPGEGPCRARDGADRSSALPSTSAPAAARRPSSLQSLFGLPEAAGARDSRDNPLRKKKAANLNSIIHRLEKAASREEPIEWEF